The genomic interval CGTGCTGCTGTACACCGCGCCGTCGATCGTCATGATCCTCTCGCTGATCCTGTTTCACGAGCGTATCACGGTGCAGAAGCTCATCGCGCTCGTGCTGGCGTTTGCCGGCTGCTGTCTGGTGTCGCTCGTCGGCGGGGAGCACAAGCTCTCCACGGTCGGCATTCTCTACGGCCTCGGCGCGGGCTTCGGCTATGCGCTCTACAGCATCTTCGCCCGCTACGCGCTCGACCGCGGCTATTCGAGCAACACCATCAACTTTTATTCCTGCCTGCTGACCACCATCGGCGCGGCCATCATCTGGGGCGCGGCGCAGCCGCTCGGCGTCATGATCGGTTCGTGGAAGGGCTTCGGCCTGTGCACGGCGCTCGGCATCGTCACGTGCTATCTGCCGTATCTGCTCTATACCTATGGTCTCACAGGGCTCGAGACGGGTAAGGCGTCCATCCTGGCGTCGTTTGAGCCGGTCGTGGCGACGCTGGTCGGCATCTTCGTGTTCCACGAAAAACTCACACCGCTCAGCGCCCTCGGCTGCGTGTGCGTGCTCTCGGCCGTCGTGCTGCTCAATCTCAAACGCCGGCAGAAAGCAAACGAAATCCCATAAAGAAACCGTCCGTTCCCGATCGGGAGCGGACGGTTTTTGCGTATGCAGCTTATTTGTTGTTGTAGGCTTCGATGCCCTTGGCAAGCAGCTCCATGGAGCGCTTGAGGGCGTCCTGATTGATGACGTAGGCCATGCGGATCTCATTGACGCCGGTGTGTGGGGTCTTGTAGAAGCTCTCGGCCGGGGTGAACATGAGCGTGTCGCCGTTGTCGTCAAACTCCTCGAGCATGAACAGTTGGAACTTCTCCGCGTCGTCCACGGGAAGCTTGGCCATGACGTAGAACGCGCCCTTCGGCTCGGAGTAAATGACGCCGGGGATCTTCTTGAGCCCATCGACGAGCGTGTCACGGCGGGCCTTGTATTCCTTGCGCACGGCGTCGAAGTACTCGGGGCCGACGGTGTAGAGTGCGGCGGACGCGACCTGGTCGATCGTCGAGGCGCACAGGCGGCCCTGGCACCACTTCATGGCGTTGTTGTAGAGCTCTGCGTTGCGCGTGATCACACAGCCGATGCGCGCGCCGCAGGCGCTGAAGCGCTTGGACACGGAGTCGATGACGACGACGTTGTCCTCATATCCCTCGAGCTGCAGCAGGCTCATGAGCTTCTCGCCGCCGTAAACAAACTCGCGGTACACCTCGTCGCCGATGATGAACAGGTTATGCTCCTTGGCGATGTCGGCCATGAGACGGAGCTCTTCCTCGGTGAGGATCGTGCCGGTCGGGTTGCCGGGGTTTGTGAAGAGGATGGCGCGGGTGTGCTCGTTGATGCAGGACTCGACGCGCTCGCGGATGGCGAACTTGTAGTTCTCCTCCGGCGTTGTGGTGATTGGGCGGATGGTCGCGCCGGTCAGCGTGACGAACGTGCTGTAGTTCGGGTAGAACGGCTCGGGGATGATGATCTCGTCGCCTTCGTCGAGAATGCAGCTGAGCGCGATCTGCAGCGCCTCACTGCCGCCGGTGGTGATGAGCACCTGCTTGTTAGTGATGGGCGCATCGATCTTGCCGTAGTAGTTGACGACCGCGTCGATCATCTCGGGCACGCCGTCGGACGGGGCGTAGGCCAGGACCGGCTGGCTGAAGTTTTTCACAGCCTCAAAGTAGGCCGCGGGGGTGGCAATATCGGGCTGGCCGATGTTCAGGTGGTAGAGTTTCTTGCCCTTTTTGGCAGCCTCGTTTGCATAGGGCGCGAACTTGCGCATAGGCGAGAGGCCGCATTTTTCGATCTTACTGGAAAATTTCATGTTGCTCCTCCGTTTTTTCTTTGTATTTTTGGTTTCTTTTTTGCTCTCAAACACATTCATGATAACGCATTTTTTCCGAAACTACAACTGATTTTTTGGAAAAAACCGGTCACAAATTTAACAATCACGCCGCATGGGGAAGGGAAAAACAAGAGGCCGCCGCAGCTTTGCGCTGCGGCGGCCGGTGCGTATCTGGTTTCGATGCGGGCTCAGACCTTGAAGTCCACAGAGGTCGCACCCTGATCGTCCTGCTCGAAGGTGTAGTCCTTGCCGGGCAGGATGGCGTTGAGCAGGATGCCCACGATGGAGGAGACAGCCAGACCCGACAGGGACACGACGCCGATCTGGATGCTGCCGGAGTAGGTGATGCCGATGGCGAGCACGAGGATGAGCGCGGCGATGATGACGTTGCGGGTGTTGGTGAAGTCGACCTTGTTCTCGACGACGTTGCGCACGCCGACAGCGGAGATCATGCCGTAGAGCACGAGGGACACGCCGCCGATGGTGGCCGTCGGCATGGCGGACACGAGGGCCGCGAATTTCGGGCAGAAGGACACGACGATCGCAATGCAGGCCGCGATGCGGATCACGCGGGGATCGTAGACGCGGGACAGGGCGAGCACGCCGGTGTTCTCACCGTAGGTGGTGTTGGCCGGAGCGCCGAAGAGGGAAGCGAGGGTGGTGGCCAGGCCGTCGCCCAGCAGGGTGCGGTGGAAGCCGGGGTCGACCATGAAGTTCTTGCCGCAGGTGGAGGAGATGGCGCAGATATCGCCGATGTGCTCGACCATGGTGGCAAGGGACAGGGGCACGACCGTCAGCACGGCGGACCAGAGGACGCCGCTGTCGACCGGGCCGGCGAAGAGGTGGAACACGCTGTTTTTCCAGAAGATCGGCAGGCCGAACCACTTGGCACTGCTGACGGCAGCGGCGACGGAGGCGCGCTCCGCGGGATCAACGATGAGTGCGAAGATGTAAGAGCCGAGCACGCCGAGCAGGATCGGGATGATCTTGGCCATGCCCTTGCCCCACATGTTGAAGCCGATGACGATCAGGATCGCGACGACGGCGACGAGCCAGTTGGCACGGCAGTTGGTGATGGCGGAAGAGGACAGCGTCAGGCCGATGGCGATGATGATCGGGCCGGTGACGATCGGCGGGAAGTAGCGCATGACTTTCTTGACGCCGAAGATCTTGAACAGTGTCGACAGGATGATGTACATCAGGCCCGCGATGGCGACGCCGAAGCAGGCGTATGCCAGCAGGTCGTTGTTGTAAATGGCGGAGCCGTCGGCGTTCGTGCCGATGGTGCGCACGGCGTTGTAGCCGCCGATGAAGGCGAACGAGCTGCCGAGGAAGGCCGGGACCTTACCCTTGGTCAGCAGGTGGAACAGCAGCGTGCCGATGCCGGCAAACAGTAGGGTCGTTGCGACGTCGAGGCCGGACAGCGCCGGGACGAGGACGGTCGCGCCGAACATGGCGAACATGTGCTGGAGACCCAGAATGAACATTCTGGGCTTGCCGAGTGTACGTGCGTCGTACACCGGCTCGGTACCGATGGAGCTTTTACTCATAGATTTTTTCCTCCCGTGAAAATTTAATCTATTCTTTATCCTCTCTCGAGGATGCAGACACTGTTCTCTCCGTCCGTTTCCTGCAGGCGGACGGCCACGACCTCGCTCTTGGAGGTTGGGATGTTCTTGCCGACGTAATTGGCCTTGATCGGAAGCTCCGAATGGCCGCGGTCGATCAGGGAAAAGAGCTGGATGCGCGCCGGACGGCCGAGTTGCATCACGGCGTCGAGCGCTGCGCGCGCGGTGCGGCAGGTGTAGATCACATCGTCGACCAGCACGACGGTCTTGCCCGCAATGGGGAAGGGAATGTCCGTCCGGTTGAGTACCGGCGCGTCCGCGACCGTGGACAGATCATCGCGGTAGAGCGTGATGTCCAGCTCGCCGACCGGCAGCTGCACGCCGTCGATCTTCTCAATGTTTTTTGCAAGGCGGCGGGCCAGCGGCACACCGCGCGTGCGGATGCCGATCAGGCACAGGTCGTCCGTGCCGTCGTTTTTCTCGAGGATCTCATGCGCGATGCGCACGAGCGTACGGTCGATGGCGGCTTCGTCCATGATCTTTGCCTTGAATTTCAGCTCCACAGCGATCCCT from Clostridiales bacterium carries:
- a CDS encoding DMT family transporter; translated protein: MQKYTASVITAGCLWGLMGLFTRTLATYGVDSTGAIVLRCGIAALLFAVTLFVRDPKQFRIRLKDIWCFIGAGICSLLFFTYCYFQAITIMDLSTAAVLLYTAPSIVMILSLILFHERITVQKLIALVLAFAGCCLVSLVGGEHKLSTVGILYGLGAGFGYALYSIFARYALDRGYSSNTINFYSCLLTTIGAAIIWGAAQPLGVMIGSWKGFGLCTALGIVTCYLPYLLYTYGLTGLETGKASILASFEPVVATLVGIFVFHEKLTPLSALGCVCVLSAVVLLNLKRRQKANEIP
- a CDS encoding pyridoxal phosphate-dependent aminotransferase, which produces MKFSSKIEKCGLSPMRKFAPYANEAAKKGKKLYHLNIGQPDIATPAAYFEAVKNFSQPVLAYAPSDGVPEMIDAVVNYYGKIDAPITNKQVLITTGGSEALQIALSCILDEGDEIIIPEPFYPNYSTFVTLTGATIRPITTTPEENYKFAIRERVESCINEHTRAILFTNPGNPTGTILTEEELRLMADIAKEHNLFIIGDEVYREFVYGGEKLMSLLQLEGYEDNVVVIDSVSKRFSACGARIGCVITRNAELYNNAMKWCQGRLCASTIDQVASAALYTVGPEYFDAVRKEYKARRDTLVDGLKKIPGVIYSEPKGAFYVMAKLPVDDAEKFQLFMLEEFDDNGDTLMFTPAESFYKTPHTGVNEIRMAYVINQDALKRSMELLAKGIEAYNNK
- a CDS encoding uracil-xanthine permease family protein, producing MSKSSIGTEPVYDARTLGKPRMFILGLQHMFAMFGATVLVPALSGLDVATTLLFAGIGTLLFHLLTKGKVPAFLGSSFAFIGGYNAVRTIGTNADGSAIYNNDLLAYACFGVAIAGLMYIILSTLFKIFGVKKVMRYFPPIVTGPIIIAIGLTLSSSAITNCRANWLVAVVAILIVIGFNMWGKGMAKIIPILLGVLGSYIFALIVDPAERASVAAAVSSAKWFGLPIFWKNSVFHLFAGPVDSGVLWSAVLTVVPLSLATMVEHIGDICAISSTCGKNFMVDPGFHRTLLGDGLATTLASLFGAPANTTYGENTGVLALSRVYDPRVIRIAACIAIVVSFCPKFAALVSAMPTATIGGVSLVLYGMISAVGVRNVVENKVDFTNTRNVIIAALILVLAIGITYSGSIQIGVVSLSGLAVSSIVGILLNAILPGKDYTFEQDDQGATSVDFKV
- the pyrR gene encoding bifunctional pyr operon transcriptional regulator/uracil phosphoribosyltransferase PyrR is translated as MKFKAKIMDEAAIDRTLVRIAHEILEKNDGTDDLCLIGIRTRGVPLARRLAKNIEKIDGVQLPVGELDITLYRDDLSTVADAPVLNRTDIPFPIAGKTVVLVDDVIYTCRTARAALDAVMQLGRPARIQLFSLIDRGHSELPIKANYVGKNIPTSKSEVVAVRLQETDGENSVCILERG